Genomic segment of Terriglobia bacterium:
AGCTTGGCTTGATTTATCGCCGTGACCGGTATCTGTCATTGCCAGCCAAGGTTTTTCTGCAGGCTGTACAGGATGCAGCCAAAGCCTCGCAACCCAAAGCTGCCAACACTACGAAATCGAAGACCCGCTAGTGGGCGGAGGTTTGTGGGGCTCCGCTCAGACGGCTGGGCGTGCCTTTGTTTGTCTGCCAGGTGAAGAGATGGTGAAAGCGAAAGAGAATGCGGGCAAGGGTAAACGGCCGCTGATTGTCATGAAATTCGGCGGCACGTCCGTCGGCAGCCCGGAGCGCATGCAGGGGGTGGCCGAGATTTTGGAAGAGCACTCCAGGCATGCTGACGTTGTGGCTGTGGTGTCCGCGATGGGCGGGGCCACGAACATGCTGATCCGCGCCGCTACCCAGGCCAGCCAGGGGCAGGAAGGACCCTGGAAAGGTTCGCGCCAGGAGCTTGCGCGCCGCCATCGCGAGGTGGCAGACCAGTTGCTCTCCGCAGCCGAGCAGGCCAGCGTCCTGCCCCGCCTGGCTGAGCAGGTGAAACATTTTGAGGACCTTTGCTCGGGATTCACGCTGCTTCGCGAAATCACGCCCCGTGGCATGGACACGCTTTCGAGCCTGGGTGAAGTGATGTCTGCCACGCTGGTGTCAGCCGTCCTGCGCTCGCGGGGATTGAAGTCCGAGGCCGTGGACGCCGTGGAATGCATTGTGACGGATGACAATTTTGGCAACGCCAGTCCGCTTTTCGAGGAATCCGCCGTCAAAACACACGAGAGACTTGGTCCGCTCGTGAAAAGCGGCGTGGTTCCGGTCATCACGGGTTTCCGCGGGGCCACGGCGGAAGGCGTCTGCACCACGCTTGGCCGCGGCGGCTCTGATTTCAGCGCCACCATTCTGGGCGCGGCGCTGGATGCCGACGAGGTCTGGATCTGGACGGACGTGGACGGTGTCATGACGGCAGACCCGCGCCTGGTGCCGGACGCGCGCATCCTTCCCGAAAT
This window contains:
- a CDS encoding aspartate kinase: MVKAKENAGKGKRPLIVMKFGGTSVGSPERMQGVAEILEEHSRHADVVAVVSAMGGATNMLIRAATQASQGQEGPWKGSRQELARRHREVADQLLSAAEQASVLPRLAEQVKHFEDLCSGFTLLREITPRGMDTLSSLGEVMSATLVSAVLRSRGLKSEAVDAVECIVTDDNFGNASPLFEESAVKTHERLGPLVKSGVVPVITGFRGATAEGVCTTLGRGGSDFSATILGAALDADEVWIWTDVDGVMTADPRLVPDARILPEISYREAIELSYFGAKVLHPKTILPVMQKKIPVWIKNSFNPSCPGTCIVPAAKNGQAGIKAITSVKEAVLLTLSGRNAVTFPQLAARVFNCLYLEGVSTLMVTQSSADNVLCFAIHQADLPRVKSELEKVFELEMLHDYVGVLEVMPKVAIVVTVGENMKGTPGISGRAFGALGHKGINVIAIAQGSSELSISFAVKSSDMKDAVKAIHEEFHL